The window gacacacacacacacacacacacacacacacaagcgcgcACCACTTTCAAGTATAATTGCACATATAAAGATATTTTGACTGAATCTCTGGAGGTTTGAGTCCACGGTCTTTACTGTACCACAGGAACATTTTATGGGAGCAGCATCGTACAGACACAGAGATTAAGACAACATACATGTAGATCTCATGGCTTTTCATTTCCGCTGGATTAAATCCAGTCCCTCTGAGTTCACTCTTTTCATACACTTACATCATTCGTCTTTAGTTGTTTTAAATCTTTGCTTTAGTTCAAGAAATATCAGCAACGTCCGTGTGACACgaaataaactttaaatctcCTTCTTTTATCTCTTGAAGAAGAGTCCCATAATCCTCGGGAATAAAGATTTGTATCTATTTAAGCATGCATGCATAAGTCTATATGATGGATATACTGTTAAGAGCTATGGCATGGAGCTGTTTCTACAAAATAAATCTTACACGTAGAATGTGTTCACACGATGGGACATTTAGGTGCACAGTACTttcattattgtcattatccaTTAtcttatttgtctttgtctccctgTTTTCCTTGAGAAGTCAGTTTAAATCCGGTGTAAAGGTTTTTCAGGAGAACCGTCTGAATTTCATGAGTTTTTGAAAAGCCTGTTTGAACTCGTCGTTGAAGACGGTGTAGATCACAGGGTTGATGAGGGAGTTCAGGTATCCCAGCCAGGTGAATATATCAAAAAGCACCGGGTCGAACCAGCAGTTTTTACATATGGCCAAGACCAGTGTGCCGACGAAGAAGGGCAGCCAGCAGACGATGAACGCGCCCAGGATGATGCCCAGAGTTTTGGTTGCTTTCCTCTCCCGCGCCGCGCACAGACGTTTCCTCTCCACCACGCTGTCTGCCAGCTTCACTTTCACCATGTTCATGAACAGAGgcgaccctcctcctcctccgccacctccCGCGCTGTCGGAGTGTAGGTGTGCTTCCTGGTTGGAGGCAGAATtaagagaacagagagaggagcctGCAGAGGTCTGGATGAGCTGCGCTGTGGTGAAGCGCTTCCCAGAGGCCGATGGCGTTTTGAAGATGCGGGAGCGGGCGGCAACATAGATCCGTCCATACAGTATGATGAGAAGCACTGTGGGAACGTAGAAGGCTCCAAAGGTGGAGTATAGGGTATAAGAGATCTGATCTGTATTCAccatgcactcagtcagctcCTCGTGGGCTTTGGACTGCCGCCAGAAAAGCGGAGGCATGGAAATTGATATGGAGATCACCCACACCACCCCGACCATGACCGCCGCCCGCCGCATGGTGCGGCGTTTCGTGTACTCCAGAGCGTCTGTGATGGCCCAGTAGCGATCAAGCGCGATCACACACAAGTGCAAAATGGAGGCCGTGCAGAAGGTGATGTCGGACGACAGCCAGATGTCACACACAATCTGCCCCAGCGACCACGTCTTGCTCACAGTGTAGACGATGCTGATCGGCATGACTAAAATAGACACCAGCATGTCCGTGACGGCCAGGGAGCCAATCAGGAAGTTGGCAGGCGTGTGGAGCTTCCTTGTCAGGAAGATGGTGGCGACGACGAAGGCGTTCGAAAGCACGGTGGCCAAGGTGACGAGAGCGAGCAGCGCAGAGAGGGAGACCTGCAGGCCGAGCAGCGTGGCCTCGCTCCAGGGCGGAGCGCTGGTGGCGTTGGGGATCTCTGTGAAGTTGCTGGTGAAGTAGTCCAGGGAGCTGTTATCCGGCTCCATCTCACCTGTGCTCCTCTTAAAACCTTGTTTCTAGAAGGTTTGGTAAAGCCTCATACGTATAATCTGAAATTGCGCACAGATCAGTTCTGACATGGCGCTGAGGTGGGCCGCGCTCTGGTGTGGCACTTCTGGTTTCGGCTGTAGAAAGTTCTCTTTTATCCTCCTTTATGTAGTTAACACaacattttccttaatttcCCATCTTGTGCATTGCAATGTGAAGTCACACCAACCTTTAGCGACAGTTTACACTATGCTCATATAACCAAACCTACTAATTTGTCCATTtcgctcctctctctcgtcctcGCTGGTCGAGCTGCAGGAGAGATGAGTCCTAATTTATATTCAGCTCCCGTCAGACAGTCACTTCATTCCTCTCTTCCCAGCGCTCTTATCTCATCTCCAACCAGCAGCCAGCCGCCAACAACACCTTCAGACCAAACCCCCCTATCTCTCAAATGCTTTAATGGACTCCTCCTCTTCAATAAAGCCAAGCAGGGAGCTGCATGTAGGAAGATGATGACGACAGATACACAGGTTTGCTTGTTGTTGCTCTTATCTATTCCGAAGTCTGCGTGGGAGCCTTCTAAATTGAGGTTTGTATTGAAACTTGGCCGCGCCTTGTGTCTTTGATGATACTGGAAAGCAAGAATTTTGCAAACACACGATCGCCATCAAAACCAGACGAGCACATTTTTTAGTTATCCAGTCTGCGTGTAGATAAGTGTTTGAGATCCATATGGTTTTGGCAGGTATACAGACATTTCCACTAAAATGCCATGATCAGCAgattgtttttctccccccagTGGTTCCCCGTCTTTAAATGCTTGTGTGTTGGCGTCTCCGCATCCCGGCTTCGTCTTTCTCATAAACACAGATGTAGTGTCCGCACAGAAAAGACGATTGTGTCCAACTTTCACGCAGCCTCCTcggcagcagcttcctctgcagcagcttcctcgGCAGCAGCTTCGCCCTGGGAGCCacaaaatgagagagaaaaataggAAGGAAGATTAGTTACTTGCAGCTTCACCGTCATCCCGTCCCCCAtattctgcaaacacacacacacacaaacaaacaaacaaaccacctACACATTAGGGGAAGTAAATACACTCCAACAACCTGTAAACTCAACCCTGACCTGCAAATGGAGCGTCATGACTTGACACACAGACTCAACGCCCACACAGCCTCTGCCATTGTGTTGGTTTATTACATTTGCTGTAAGACCGGGGGTTGAAATCTCCAAGACAAGCAAAAATATAAAGGCACTTCATCGAAAGAGCAGTTTGGTGATGACATGAAACAATCAACAACACTGATGCTTCACTGGGAAATTCTGTGTACATGTTTACCATTAAGACCATTTATATCTGTCAGATTACTGtagtttattaaaatgtgtgatcTGTGGTTGTGTTCCTCCGCTGTCCTGTTCACTTTCAGTCCACTTACTTcgtttccagactcatatgaggtcccAGTGACATTTGACCCCTGGAATATAATtatttcatctttgagtccaactggtcaaaacTTGCAACAGTAGATTTGAGCTTTaagttcaagaggccaaaaacatttCGTTAGGCCACTGTCacccatgacctttgaccaacaaaatcagttaatctgtgagtctaagtgatttaaaaggattctcttgaggcaTTCTTAAGATACCTCGTTCATGAGGCAAAAATGGTTTTGTGAGGTTtacatgaccttgacctttgacctcccaaTTCTAATGGTGCTTgtgtccaagtgaatgtttgtgccagttGTAATGGCtgttcctgatatatcacatttacaagaacatgaggtcaccgcgatcttgacctttgattctattttttaaaaagacaaaatacgATTATCAACCTAAACTTTTCCCCTCACTGACAGACTTCTGAGATATAAACCGGATGAAACTTGCTTCACATTAACCGTTGGAGGGGCTCGGGAGCTGGATCACTGAGGTACAAAGAGAAACTGACCATGTTGCCTCCAGGTAAAGAAACATTATCACAAGGCTGGAAAGCTGACTCACTTTCAACTACACTGAAGGAGATAGGAAGTGAAATGTGGTATTATGTCCCAATGGGGGACGAGGACTTCAAATGACTGTTAATCACCACAGAAGACATtccctccctccagctctcCATCTATAGACGAGGACGGCtataatgtattatttaaaagcAGAAGCATGAATACTGACCCTTTGTAATTCAGAGGCAAATATGCATTAAGTGACACATCTAATGGACTCAGTGCAGCTGAAATGGGGAGTTTTGACTGTTGAAACCACTTGTTGTTGTatcacaacccacacagcaaacacaaattATACCTTAATCAGCATTGtgacaaatggtaaatggtttacattaaatatttttcctttttaccaaattactttaaaaatgttaaaataaatgactGAGAGGAATAgggacacaaataaacacaatgcagTTGTTGGAATGAGGTTTGACAACTTAATTTCTTGGGggatattttgtatttcacatATCCATACAAGTTATATGTGAAGTGAATTTGGAACAGTAAAGAACAACCCCGCTGGAAAACaatcaaaaaaatatttccagAAGTAATTAAAAAGTGTTTGCCTCCTCACACTTAACAAATCACATTCTGCTGGCGTATTATAAGTGTCAAAGACAAATAATTCTGAGTGCGTGTTTGTTCCTGATACAACTCTGCAAATCACATCCATTAGCTGAAGTGTTGACTGGCAGCTGGGCCCTTGAGAGGGATTATTGTGCATTGGCAGTGACAGCAAACAGGCTGCTGTGTTGAAGAGAAAGTGTTGTCTCACATGCAGGTCAACATGAAGATTCTTATCAACCAAACCGCAGGATTGACCAGTTTGAGCCTTTTGTGTTCCTCATATGCAGAGTTCGCTTTCTGAGGTGATGAGTTTCAATCACTGATGGAAAATACATTGCGCTCCCTTAATGAGTCCCACgtgcagactgtatataaagacaagagtcagtctcagctgtcaatcatgacatttcaccccatttgtatagcatcaaatcactaattaaaatcaaacttactggaaaaaacTTGAAAAACCCAGTGTCTTGAACCAATaagataagaactacctaaaatgacaaaaataagaaaaatgtattcgaTGAACagtatatttttactttttagtttggtcgaTGTCCTATCCgctaacctggaggaggcaAGATTATTGACCTATACTACTAccagccactaggtggtgaAAGAGACGCAAtggcttcccttttggggatccgtcatgtcgtccatctatatatatacagaacTTTTAGTCACAAATTACCTCcaatcattattaaacagataaaacagGCAGATAAAAGGTATATATACTTTAATATATATACTAATGCACCACTAGTACACTGTGGATTTGTCACCAAGTTCCATAATTAATCTCTGCTATAGGTGACAAGTTGTAACAATATAAGATCTTAAGCTTTCGTTCCAGGAACCATTGATTGAACAAGGAAACGTTTTGTCTGTGCTCTGCCCTGCTCTAATATAAACCTGCACTCTGACATTCAAATGGCCGAGAGCGGAGTCGACTGCCGGCTGCCCTCCATCCAAGAGCTGCACATATtgtttaacagcacaggaaagGGCACAGAGCACCGCTCAtacccacacagacaaacacgtGCAGCGCTGCTTTAACCAACTCCTGAATCATAATGATGCTGCTAAACAGCAACAGAGCTCTTTCAGCTTGTTTTAGTGTAATGGTGTCCCTACAGCAGTCAGTCTCTGCACTGCATGTTAGTATCCGCTGCTGATGCCTAAACCACGAGCATCAGTCCTGGACAGTTCCGTAAATGAGTCCAATAACCAGGTTGTTCTCCTCATGTATAATTTAAGGGGAAAGGTTTGTTATCTAGGATCAAGACATGTTATTTAAAGCCCTGCACGTTGATACAATGGAAGAGCAATTACAGTTTGTTTAATACGTTATATAGAAATGACATAAAACATCAGGGTATTTATTACCATTACTTTAGAAGACACCAAGCAGATCTGACCGATGTGCTGTCTCAGTGATTTATAGAACTGGTTTTATTTCGATTTCTACTGTCCCCCTTTATTCTTATCTGCATCGTGCATGGAAAAGATTTGAATGGATGATGGGCAAAGGCTGACTTGTTTATGTATGAGACAAATATATTAGCCAGTTATCTGGAGAAAGCctgggagaagagagaaaaaaaaaccctctctATTGTGTTAATTTATAGATATGTTAtggttctgtttatttttccacatgTTTTGTGCACGTACTGGAAGaagatgtatgtgtttgtaaattGAGGATGTCTTATAATCCCAAGAGGGGATGGGGAAATTGCATTGGCAcgacacagaaagaaaatatatgcatgtatatacAAAAAGGATTATTATGGTGAATCCTTGACGATTAGGTTGAGGCTCCTCATCTGTAAATACATGCCTGAATGATGACACTTATTAAATGTCTATTTCATTTAGCTAAAGACATTTATTTCCACGTATCCCCAGCATCATTTCCAATTTTAACTCATTGTAACGGCAATTTCTACTAAATATGCGACCTATTTTGTAATGTAGCTCCTGCCTGATTTTCAATGctcagaagaaacacaaaaataatagaGAAAAATTGgcacaattataataataacactgtATGgaacattatcattatcataaaAATAATTCAACTAGAATCACACTCAGTAAAGGGCATACATCAGCCAAGccaaattcaaccaagctgcaccaaactgcacacactcctaGATATCAGCTCCCTAAACATGactttcattaagatccatgaattaatgtCCGATAAATCAGCAAAAATGTACCTGAAtacttccctgactcatactgcatccttccaccaggttttgtgatACTCTTATCAgtgttttttgcgtaatcctgccaacaaacaaacgagccaaccaaccaacaaacaggggtgaaaatgcAACTTCCATAGCAGAGTTAAAAGTGATGGGTCAAAATCGAAATGAATCGCGCCTTGATATCCTACATTACCCACCCTTCATCTTCACAGCATCTTTCACAAGACCCCACCGGCCTCCTAAAGGCTTTCATCTTTGACTCTCCCCTCTTATTTACATCGATTTTAGCTCTTTCCGTCTCCTTTATCCTCTGGAGTGAACTTCAACATGTTTCTCtcatcatctttgttttgcgtGTGCTGTAGCCGGAAcgaaggaaacatcatgtgtGGACGTACGCGCCGAGATACTGATCGCTGAGGCGTGACGCGGCGTGACCACCTCACAGTCCCACTTCATTGCATCAGTGCAGAGGAGATTGATAAGCGCAGGTCTGGTGATAGCGCTCAGTGGCAGCGCTGTAATACTGAATGCTAAGTAAGAGGACGGTCGAGGATCAGTCAGTCACTTGTCGTTGTTGTAAGCTGCTGCACTGTAATGGGTTTCTggtgcacatcacacacacgtacacacacatatgcgcAGTAGCATGTTTGATAGATGGCTGAGTAGCTTATCTGTTTACACATCAAACAAGTCAAGGCCAAGGCTTATCTCCTCGGGGTCTGGTTCACAGCACAATAGGATAATGATGTTCATAATGAGTGGATGAGAGGAAAGGATTTTCAATCAAGAACAGGCCTTTTCTAAATTGGGCTGTATACTGTTTCTGTGGCATATATTAGTGTCTACATCTGGCTTTGAAATTGAGGATATAATGTAACAAGGCATGGATCGGCCCGGTGGGATGTTAACTTATCTTACTTAAATTCGGGggggaaatttaaaaaagatcaCAAAAACTAGCATTTACATAACGTCAAACAATGTTATGTTGGGTCAGATGAAGTCAACTGGACCTCGAATCACAGTCCTGCCCTGTAAGCTCCTTTGAATATCACCCCATTAACAACAAATCCAATTCATTCCTCATTTCAGGTTCAGGCCAAATCCCAGCAGATGCTGCAGAATGTGTAGCAGCATGTCTGTCGACATGGGCGTAACCTTGTGAACCCAGCAGGCCTGCAAACACTGCATGGCCCCACTGGAGATAGGCTAATTGATGGGCTAATTGATTTAGCTCAAAGATGGGAGAGCCATCGCTACCTCCGCTGTCAGATACTGTCTTCTGTTTACTCAAGCGTGTGCTATATGGTAGCTGAGCGAGGAGGTACGGTGTGTGTGGGGCGGGGGGATTGTAGGTTTACAtcaatggagagagagaggatgggaaTGATACAGTAAATTGAGTCAAAGGAGTCAAAAGAGCTGTTTAGGTTCAACTTTGTACAGAATCATGTTGTAAACCACTGAGGGTTTCAAAAGCTCATTTTTGTTCCCCAAAAACTAAAGGTCAGGAGAGTGCAtaccaacagtctccttaaatccaatcaagctgcaccgaattGTACACACtaagatatcagtcccctgctGGCAAAATACGCCACACTATGTCACAATGTGGCTGCAATTTTCTGTCCGAACTCCTCAGAGCCTGAAAGAGCAATAACCAACCTGAACCTGACAGACATTCTGCTGTCTGTGTCCGAACCCAACCCACGCCCAATGTTTTCTCCTGCTACAGGAAATTGGGCTGTAAAAAATTTAGCAGATAGCCCAAACTTTTGTCTGCACCGGACCTGACAGGCCTTGGTTGGAGGATCCACACTGTCTGGATCTACACCAAAgttcaatgggttctttcttgactcatatcccatccttccaccaagtataGTGGAAATCTGCTCAGTACATTTTTGTGTATTCCTGCTGATGAATACAGAAACctaacaaccaacaaacagtaAGACATggaaaggggtgaaaacataacgtccttggaGAAGGTACTGACTTCAGTTATCATCCTCATATAGattgcttttactttgtgttgaacATCATTAGCCTGAAagtaaaacctgcagaaacgACTCATCCCCTGAAGATGTTTAGTTCCATCAATAATCATTGTTCAGTGGTTTCAAGTAGGTAAATGCCTTTTAACTGTCAAGTCAATAGCCAAGTCAGCTCCGCCAGGAATGACTTTGGCTCATGTTGCTTGTCATTCCAGTCAATGTGCAATCAAGGAGGCTTTTGTTTGATTTGGCAACAGacatagttttttatttttttatttgcatagtgCCATGCAAATCCTGAAATACAGACGACTGAGCTGCATCATGAGAGGGAAAATTAAACCATAAATTGTTGATTAGTTGCTTGAACAGTCAACATGACTTGAGAGCAATTATTTGTTAAAGTATAGCCTACAAGTGCAAGAGTATAAAAATCCAAACAGACTGCAGGGCGATGGAGACCGTGAAGTGTAACGCGCTGCCATGTCGCGCTGCGAGACAGGAAGTAGTGAACGGAATCACATTATTTCTTGAGGGCTCCAGGGTTTATCATATCTCAGTTGTTTGCAGGTGCCTGGGAGTGTGGAGCGTGGGTGTTTTTCTGAGGCTGTGTGGGCTGCATGTGTGCACAAGCTCGCACGTGCACaatcacccacccacc of the Hippoglossus stenolepis isolate QCI-W04-F060 chromosome 10, HSTE1.2, whole genome shotgun sequence genome contains:
- the htr1d gene encoding 5-hydroxytryptamine receptor 1D — encoded protein: MEPDNSSLDYFTSNFTEIPNATSAPPWSEATLLGLQVSLSALLALVTLATVLSNAFVVATIFLTRKLHTPANFLIGSLAVTDMLVSILVMPISIVYTVSKTWSLGQIVCDIWLSSDITFCTASILHLCVIALDRYWAITDALEYTKRRTMRRAAVMVGVVWVISISISMPPLFWRQSKAHEELTECMVNTDQISYTLYSTFGAFYVPTVLLIILYGRIYVAARSRIFKTPSASGKRFTTAQLIQTSAGSSLCSLNSASNQEAHLHSDSAGGGGGGGGSPLFMNMVKVKLADSVVERKRLCAARERKATKTLGIILGAFIVCWLPFFVGTLVLAICKNCWFDPVLFDIFTWLGYLNSLINPVIYTVFNDEFKQAFQKLMKFRRFS